One window of Etheostoma spectabile isolate EspeVRDwgs_2016 chromosome 6, UIUC_Espe_1.0, whole genome shotgun sequence genomic DNA carries:
- the LOC116691697 gene encoding eomesodermin isoform X1: MLGGEGESSTFSSTKEAAEDRRNKSPAVGGDDPSAASRYTEHGMDADRYYIPPTVSKQSPETPSPCSFIPYTPSGTVYTPSGAGRYPSSLHLGSVLPPAGFSPSTAGRSHFSPAYQLGQSPGCIYPPYTGSGSALSNLTLPTAGAGVRAQVYLCNRPLWLKFHRHQTEMIITKQGRRMFPFLSFNIAGLSLTAHYSVFVEVVLADPNHWRFQGGKWVTCGKADNSSQGNKVYIHPESPNTGAHWMRQEISFSKLKLTNNKGTSHNTSQMIVLQSLHKYQPRLHIVEVTEDGVEDISSDGRTQSFTFPENQFIAVTAYQNTDITQLKIDHNPFAKGFRDNYDSHCPSLTSSSYVHVFSRMYTAQENDRLTPSPTDSPRAHQIVPGARYTMQPLFQDQFVNNLPQNRFYNSERAVPQTNSLLSPQTEDGASQRWFVTSMQQGGNGTNTSNKLDLTPYEGEYSSSLLPYGIKSLSMQTSHALSYYPDSPFPTMSAGWGSRTAYQRKITPSLPWSPRPGPTARFSEDSNKVKPQIEEEVNGSGSLISPWTETQPSALSLDNADSYSTACKRRRLSLTGPSTEDSDIKCEDLASVATNGSPYSKEAPSSKGMAAYYSFYTNP; the protein is encoded by the exons ATGCTCGGCGGTGAAGGGGAGAGCAGCACCTTCTCTTCTACGAAGGAAGCAGCGGAGGACAGGCGCAATAAGTCTCCGGCTGTCGGTGGGGACGATCCGAGCGCTGCCAGCAGGTACACAGAGCACGGGATGGATGCTGACCGTTACTACATCCCTCCGACAGTTTCTAAACAAAGCCCAGAAACACCGAGTCCCTGCTCTTTTATCCCGTATACCCCCAGTGGGACAGTTTACACCCCGTCCGGCGCTGGCAGGTACCCGTCATCTCTCCACTTGGGCTCCGTGTTGCCTCCCGCGGGGTTTTCCCCCTCCACCGCCGGCCGCAGTCACTTCAGCCCGGCTTACCAGCTCGGGCAGAGCCCCGGCTGCATCTACCCGCCCTACACCGGCTCCGGGTCTGCTCTGAGCAACTTAACCCTCCCCACCGCCGGCGCGGGGGTCAGGGCCCAGGTGTACCTCTGCAACCGACCGCTGTGGCTCAAGTTCCACCGGCACCAGACCGAGATGATCATCACCAAGCAGGGCAG ACGGATGTTCCCCTTCCTCAGTTTTAACATAGCTGGTCTGAGCCTGACGGCGCACTACAGCGTGTTCGTGGAGGTGGTGCTGGCGGACCCAAACCACTGGAGATTTCAGGGTGGCAAGTGGGTCACCTGTGGGAAGGCGGACAACAGCAGCCAAG GGAACAAAGTGTACATCCATCCAGAGTCTCCTAACACAGGGGCCCACTGGATGAGACAAGAAATCTCCTTCAGCAAACTGAAACTCACGAACAACAAAGGAACCAGTCACAATACCTCGCAG ATGATTGTCCTGCAGTCGCTGCATAAGTACCAGCCCCGGCTGCACATCGTGGAGGTGACGGAGGACGGGGTGGAGGACATCAGCAGCGACGGGAGGACTCAGAGCTTCACCTTTCCAGAGAACCAGTTCATAGCTGTGACTGCCTACCAGAACACTGAT ATTACGCAGCTGAAAATTGATCACAACCCCTTTGCCAAAGGATTCAGAGATAATTATGATTC ACACTGCCCTTCCTTGACCTCAAGTTCATACGTACATGTATTTTCCAGGATGTACACAGCTCAAGAAAATGACCGGCTCACACCGTCTCCAACCGACTCTCCCCGTGCCCACCAGATTGTCCCCGGTGCCCGCTACACCATGCAGCCTCTCTTTCAAGACCAATTTGTCAACAACCTTCCTCAGAATCGCTTCTATAACAGCGAGAGAGCAGTGCCGCAGACTAACAGCCTCCTCTCACCTCAGACAGAAGACGGAGCTTCGCAGAGGTGGTTTGTCACCTCCATGCAGCAAGGCGGAAACGGCACTAACACCAGCAACAAACTAGACCTGACACCCTATGAGGGAGAATACTCAAGCTCCCTGCTTCCTTATGGTATCAAGTCCCTCTCCATGCAAACATCCCACGCTCTCAGCTACTACCCAGACTCTCCTTTCCCCACCATGTCTGCAGGGTGGGGGTCCAGAACAGCATACCAGAGAAAGATTACTCCCAGCCTGCCTTGGTCTCCTAGGCCCGGTCCCACCGCTAGGTTCTCAGAGGACTCAAACAAAGTTAAACCACAGATAGAAGAGGAAGTGAACGGCAGCGGAAGCCTGATCTCCCCCTGGACAGAGACACAGCCATCAGCTCTGTCCTTAGACAACGCTGATTCTTATTCCACAGCCTGCAAACGGAGGCGTTTATCTCTCACTGGTCCCAGCACAGAGGACTCTGACATCAAGTGTGAGGACTTGGCCTCTGTGGCCACCAACGGTAGCCCCTATAGCAAAGAAGCACCCTCATCCAAAGGCATGGCAGCGTACTATTCCTTTTACACAAACCCTTAA
- the LOC116691697 gene encoding eomesodermin isoform X2 gives MLGGEGESSTFSSTKEAAEDRRNKSPAVGGDDPSAASRYTEHGMDADRYYIPPTVSKQSPETPSPCSFIPYTPSGTVYTPSGAGRYPSSLHLGSVLPPAGFSPSTAGRSHFSPAYQLGQSPGCIYPPYTGSGSALSNLTLPTAGAGVRAQVYLCNRPLWLKFHRHQTEMIITKQGRRMFPFLSFNIAGLSLTAHYSVFVEVVLADPNHWRFQGGKWVTCGKADNSSQGNKVYIHPESPNTGAHWMRQEISFSKLKLTNNKGTSHNTSQMIVLQSLHKYQPRLHIVEVTEDGVEDISSDGRTQSFTFPENQFIAVTAYQNTDITQLKIDHNPFAKGFRDNYDSPSLTSSSYVHVFSRMYTAQENDRLTPSPTDSPRAHQIVPGARYTMQPLFQDQFVNNLPQNRFYNSERAVPQTNSLLSPQTEDGASQRWFVTSMQQGGNGTNTSNKLDLTPYEGEYSSSLLPYGIKSLSMQTSHALSYYPDSPFPTMSAGWGSRTAYQRKITPSLPWSPRPGPTARFSEDSNKVKPQIEEEVNGSGSLISPWTETQPSALSLDNADSYSTACKRRRLSLTGPSTEDSDIKCEDLASVATNGSPYSKEAPSSKGMAAYYSFYTNP, from the exons ATGCTCGGCGGTGAAGGGGAGAGCAGCACCTTCTCTTCTACGAAGGAAGCAGCGGAGGACAGGCGCAATAAGTCTCCGGCTGTCGGTGGGGACGATCCGAGCGCTGCCAGCAGGTACACAGAGCACGGGATGGATGCTGACCGTTACTACATCCCTCCGACAGTTTCTAAACAAAGCCCAGAAACACCGAGTCCCTGCTCTTTTATCCCGTATACCCCCAGTGGGACAGTTTACACCCCGTCCGGCGCTGGCAGGTACCCGTCATCTCTCCACTTGGGCTCCGTGTTGCCTCCCGCGGGGTTTTCCCCCTCCACCGCCGGCCGCAGTCACTTCAGCCCGGCTTACCAGCTCGGGCAGAGCCCCGGCTGCATCTACCCGCCCTACACCGGCTCCGGGTCTGCTCTGAGCAACTTAACCCTCCCCACCGCCGGCGCGGGGGTCAGGGCCCAGGTGTACCTCTGCAACCGACCGCTGTGGCTCAAGTTCCACCGGCACCAGACCGAGATGATCATCACCAAGCAGGGCAG ACGGATGTTCCCCTTCCTCAGTTTTAACATAGCTGGTCTGAGCCTGACGGCGCACTACAGCGTGTTCGTGGAGGTGGTGCTGGCGGACCCAAACCACTGGAGATTTCAGGGTGGCAAGTGGGTCACCTGTGGGAAGGCGGACAACAGCAGCCAAG GGAACAAAGTGTACATCCATCCAGAGTCTCCTAACACAGGGGCCCACTGGATGAGACAAGAAATCTCCTTCAGCAAACTGAAACTCACGAACAACAAAGGAACCAGTCACAATACCTCGCAG ATGATTGTCCTGCAGTCGCTGCATAAGTACCAGCCCCGGCTGCACATCGTGGAGGTGACGGAGGACGGGGTGGAGGACATCAGCAGCGACGGGAGGACTCAGAGCTTCACCTTTCCAGAGAACCAGTTCATAGCTGTGACTGCCTACCAGAACACTGAT ATTACGCAGCTGAAAATTGATCACAACCCCTTTGCCAAAGGATTCAGAGATAATTATGATTC CCCTTCCTTGACCTCAAGTTCATACGTACATGTATTTTCCAGGATGTACACAGCTCAAGAAAATGACCGGCTCACACCGTCTCCAACCGACTCTCCCCGTGCCCACCAGATTGTCCCCGGTGCCCGCTACACCATGCAGCCTCTCTTTCAAGACCAATTTGTCAACAACCTTCCTCAGAATCGCTTCTATAACAGCGAGAGAGCAGTGCCGCAGACTAACAGCCTCCTCTCACCTCAGACAGAAGACGGAGCTTCGCAGAGGTGGTTTGTCACCTCCATGCAGCAAGGCGGAAACGGCACTAACACCAGCAACAAACTAGACCTGACACCCTATGAGGGAGAATACTCAAGCTCCCTGCTTCCTTATGGTATCAAGTCCCTCTCCATGCAAACATCCCACGCTCTCAGCTACTACCCAGACTCTCCTTTCCCCACCATGTCTGCAGGGTGGGGGTCCAGAACAGCATACCAGAGAAAGATTACTCCCAGCCTGCCTTGGTCTCCTAGGCCCGGTCCCACCGCTAGGTTCTCAGAGGACTCAAACAAAGTTAAACCACAGATAGAAGAGGAAGTGAACGGCAGCGGAAGCCTGATCTCCCCCTGGACAGAGACACAGCCATCAGCTCTGTCCTTAGACAACGCTGATTCTTATTCCACAGCCTGCAAACGGAGGCGTTTATCTCTCACTGGTCCCAGCACAGAGGACTCTGACATCAAGTGTGAGGACTTGGCCTCTGTGGCCACCAACGGTAGCCCCTATAGCAAAGAAGCACCCTCATCCAAAGGCATGGCAGCGTACTATTCCTTTTACACAAACCCTTAA
- the LOC116691697 gene encoding eomesodermin isoform X3 yields the protein MLGGEGESSTFSSTKEAAEDRRNKSPAVGGDDPSAASRYTEHGMDADRYYIPPTVSKQSPETPSPCSFIPYTPSGTVYTPSGAGRYPSSLHLGSVLPPAGFSPSTAGRSHFSPAYQLGQSPGCIYPPYTGSGSALSNLTLPTAGAGVRAQVYLCNRPLWLKFHRHQTEMIITKQGRRMFPFLSFNIAGLSLTAHYSVFVEVVLADPNHWRFQGGKWVTCGKADNSSQGNKVYIHPESPNTGAHWMRQEISFSKLKLTNNKGTSHNTSQMIVLQSLHKYQPRLHIVEVTEDGVEDISSDGRTQSFTFPENQFIAVTAYQNTDITQLKIDHNPFAKGFRDNYDSMYTAQENDRLTPSPTDSPRAHQIVPGARYTMQPLFQDQFVNNLPQNRFYNSERAVPQTNSLLSPQTEDGASQRWFVTSMQQGGNGTNTSNKLDLTPYEGEYSSSLLPYGIKSLSMQTSHALSYYPDSPFPTMSAGWGSRTAYQRKITPSLPWSPRPGPTARFSEDSNKVKPQIEEEVNGSGSLISPWTETQPSALSLDNADSYSTACKRRRLSLTGPSTEDSDIKCEDLASVATNGSPYSKEAPSSKGMAAYYSFYTNP from the exons ATGCTCGGCGGTGAAGGGGAGAGCAGCACCTTCTCTTCTACGAAGGAAGCAGCGGAGGACAGGCGCAATAAGTCTCCGGCTGTCGGTGGGGACGATCCGAGCGCTGCCAGCAGGTACACAGAGCACGGGATGGATGCTGACCGTTACTACATCCCTCCGACAGTTTCTAAACAAAGCCCAGAAACACCGAGTCCCTGCTCTTTTATCCCGTATACCCCCAGTGGGACAGTTTACACCCCGTCCGGCGCTGGCAGGTACCCGTCATCTCTCCACTTGGGCTCCGTGTTGCCTCCCGCGGGGTTTTCCCCCTCCACCGCCGGCCGCAGTCACTTCAGCCCGGCTTACCAGCTCGGGCAGAGCCCCGGCTGCATCTACCCGCCCTACACCGGCTCCGGGTCTGCTCTGAGCAACTTAACCCTCCCCACCGCCGGCGCGGGGGTCAGGGCCCAGGTGTACCTCTGCAACCGACCGCTGTGGCTCAAGTTCCACCGGCACCAGACCGAGATGATCATCACCAAGCAGGGCAG ACGGATGTTCCCCTTCCTCAGTTTTAACATAGCTGGTCTGAGCCTGACGGCGCACTACAGCGTGTTCGTGGAGGTGGTGCTGGCGGACCCAAACCACTGGAGATTTCAGGGTGGCAAGTGGGTCACCTGTGGGAAGGCGGACAACAGCAGCCAAG GGAACAAAGTGTACATCCATCCAGAGTCTCCTAACACAGGGGCCCACTGGATGAGACAAGAAATCTCCTTCAGCAAACTGAAACTCACGAACAACAAAGGAACCAGTCACAATACCTCGCAG ATGATTGTCCTGCAGTCGCTGCATAAGTACCAGCCCCGGCTGCACATCGTGGAGGTGACGGAGGACGGGGTGGAGGACATCAGCAGCGACGGGAGGACTCAGAGCTTCACCTTTCCAGAGAACCAGTTCATAGCTGTGACTGCCTACCAGAACACTGAT ATTACGCAGCTGAAAATTGATCACAACCCCTTTGCCAAAGGATTCAGAGATAATTATGATTC GATGTACACAGCTCAAGAAAATGACCGGCTCACACCGTCTCCAACCGACTCTCCCCGTGCCCACCAGATTGTCCCCGGTGCCCGCTACACCATGCAGCCTCTCTTTCAAGACCAATTTGTCAACAACCTTCCTCAGAATCGCTTCTATAACAGCGAGAGAGCAGTGCCGCAGACTAACAGCCTCCTCTCACCTCAGACAGAAGACGGAGCTTCGCAGAGGTGGTTTGTCACCTCCATGCAGCAAGGCGGAAACGGCACTAACACCAGCAACAAACTAGACCTGACACCCTATGAGGGAGAATACTCAAGCTCCCTGCTTCCTTATGGTATCAAGTCCCTCTCCATGCAAACATCCCACGCTCTCAGCTACTACCCAGACTCTCCTTTCCCCACCATGTCTGCAGGGTGGGGGTCCAGAACAGCATACCAGAGAAAGATTACTCCCAGCCTGCCTTGGTCTCCTAGGCCCGGTCCCACCGCTAGGTTCTCAGAGGACTCAAACAAAGTTAAACCACAGATAGAAGAGGAAGTGAACGGCAGCGGAAGCCTGATCTCCCCCTGGACAGAGACACAGCCATCAGCTCTGTCCTTAGACAACGCTGATTCTTATTCCACAGCCTGCAAACGGAGGCGTTTATCTCTCACTGGTCCCAGCACAGAGGACTCTGACATCAAGTGTGAGGACTTGGCCTCTGTGGCCACCAACGGTAGCCCCTATAGCAAAGAAGCACCCTCATCCAAAGGCATGGCAGCGTACTATTCCTTTTACACAAACCCTTAA